A section of the Cutibacterium granulosum genome encodes:
- a CDS encoding HAD-IA family hydrolase, translated as MHMFAAVLWDFDGTLVNTEPRWAQAEDTLLARYGTSWGEDSHNFTGRPVIEVCQEMARIIDNGMSAQDVLTEFVAIVAQLNREQDVPWMPGVPQLLADLHEAGVPMAIATSALRSTVQPILDHVDPDWFGAVITADDVDHETAKPHPRPYLDAAAALGVAATDCLVVEDSATGAAAAAAAGAVTLVVDGAATPGPAPRRVHRHDLSGLRTSDLVKLWNLAQEQPVPLASGGGGVLREGERITLTDNKGRRHSIVLKAGGIFHTTKGAVRHDDLIGGPQGVVVSSVGGLEFLALRPTLSEFTVSMPREAAIIYPKEAAQIVMWADVFAGARVLEAGVGSGGLSIPLLRAIGPTGRLHSYERRGEFAQVAARNVENFFGTTPDTWSLEVADLVTDIDPEPIDRAILDMLAPWECIDAVGRVLVPGGLLCCYVATTTQMGRVMETLRAEGGWTEPEATETTTRPWHAEGLAIRPAHGTTGHTGFLVIARRLAPGVQAPIRKRRPAPGAYGPDYHGPRPIHLPDPRNLTDPQDENPQTKDHHAEDSRAE; from the coding sequence ATGCACATGTTCGCCGCCGTCCTGTGGGATTTCGATGGCACCCTCGTCAACACCGAACCTCGGTGGGCGCAGGCAGAGGACACCCTGTTGGCGCGCTACGGCACGTCCTGGGGTGAGGACTCCCACAATTTCACCGGACGGCCGGTCATCGAGGTCTGCCAGGAGATGGCTCGGATCATCGACAACGGGATGAGCGCGCAGGATGTGCTGACCGAGTTCGTCGCCATCGTTGCGCAGCTCAACAGGGAACAGGACGTTCCGTGGATGCCCGGCGTCCCGCAGCTGCTGGCCGACCTGCACGAGGCAGGGGTGCCGATGGCCATCGCCACCAGCGCACTGCGCAGTACGGTCCAGCCCATCCTCGACCACGTCGACCCCGACTGGTTCGGCGCTGTCATCACTGCCGACGACGTGGACCACGAGACGGCCAAACCCCATCCCCGTCCCTACCTGGACGCTGCTGCCGCGCTGGGGGTGGCGGCCACCGACTGCCTCGTCGTCGAGGATTCGGCCACCGGGGCTGCTGCCGCGGCCGCGGCTGGTGCCGTCACCCTCGTCGTCGACGGGGCAGCCACCCCTGGCCCGGCACCACGACGTGTTCATCGCCATGATCTGTCCGGTCTGCGCACCAGCGATCTCGTCAAGCTCTGGAACCTGGCCCAGGAACAGCCCGTGCCCTTGGCCTCGGGGGGCGGCGGGGTGCTGCGTGAGGGGGAGCGGATCACCCTCACCGACAACAAGGGGCGTCGTCATTCCATCGTCCTCAAGGCTGGCGGGATCTTCCACACCACCAAGGGAGCCGTGCGTCACGATGACCTCATCGGGGGACCGCAGGGGGTCGTCGTCTCGTCGGTGGGCGGGCTGGAGTTCCTGGCCCTGCGCCCCACGTTGAGCGAGTTCACCGTGTCCATGCCGCGTGAAGCAGCCATCATCTACCCCAAGGAAGCTGCCCAGATCGTCATGTGGGCAGATGTCTTCGCCGGGGCACGGGTGTTGGAGGCGGGGGTGGGGTCCGGCGGACTCTCCATCCCACTGCTGCGTGCCATTGGTCCGACCGGCAGGCTGCACTCCTACGAACGGCGTGGCGAGTTCGCCCAGGTGGCAGCTCGCAATGTCGAGAACTTCTTCGGGACGACACCGGACACGTGGAGCCTCGAGGTGGCAGATCTCGTCACCGACATCGATCCGGAACCCATCGACCGGGCGATCCTCGACATGCTCGCCCCGTGGGAGTGCATCGACGCAGTGGGGCGAGTGCTCGTACCCGGCGGCCTGCTGTGCTGCTACGTGGCGACGACCACCCAGATGGGGCGAGTGATGGAGACCTTGCGTGCCGAGGGCGGCTGGACCGAACCGGAAGCCACCGAGACCACCACTCGCCCGTGGCACGCCGAGGGATTGGCGATCCGCCCGGCACACGGGACGACGGGACACACCGGGTTCCTCGTCATCGCCCGTCGCCTCGCTCCCGGCGTGCAGGCACCGATCCGCAAGCGACGCCCGGCACCCGGAGCGTACGGCCCCGACTACCACGGCCCGCGACCCATCCATCTGCCGGATCCCCGTAACCTGACGGATCCCCAGGACGAGAATCCCCAGACCAAAGATCACCATGCCGAGGATTCCCGTGCCGAGTGA
- the rpe gene encoding ribulose-phosphate 3-epimerase: MTVRITPSILNADFADMGREVGRIESADGVHIDVMDNHFVPNLTMGVPMVEALRKVSDLPFDAHLMIEDPDVWAPGYVDAGAQTVTFHLEAAKAPIRLAREIRSRGGRAAVALKPATPVEQIADFLDEFDQVLLMTVEPGFGGQSFLDCVLPKIRRTRELIDRTGKDIWLQVDGGVSPRTIARAAQAGADTFVAGSAVYRAEAPDEAVQRLRNLATRATA; this comes from the coding sequence ATGACTGTGCGCATCACCCCGAGCATTCTCAATGCCGATTTCGCCGACATGGGCCGGGAGGTGGGACGCATCGAGTCCGCCGACGGCGTCCACATCGACGTCATGGACAACCATTTCGTGCCGAATCTCACCATGGGTGTGCCGATGGTCGAGGCGCTGCGCAAGGTGAGCGACCTGCCGTTCGACGCGCATCTCATGATTGAGGATCCCGACGTGTGGGCGCCGGGATATGTCGATGCCGGTGCCCAGACCGTCACCTTCCATCTGGAGGCGGCCAAGGCACCGATTCGTCTGGCCCGCGAGATTCGCTCCCGCGGTGGACGGGCCGCCGTCGCCCTGAAACCGGCCACCCCGGTGGAGCAGATCGCAGACTTCCTCGACGAGTTCGACCAGGTGCTGCTCATGACGGTCGAACCCGGATTCGGCGGTCAGTCATTCCTGGACTGCGTCCTGCCCAAGATTCGTCGGACCCGGGAGCTCATCGACCGCACTGGCAAGGACATCTGGCTGCAGGTCGACGGGGGAGTCTCGCCACGGACGATTGCCCGCGCGGCACAGGCTGGTGCCGACACCTTCGTCGCAGGATCGGCCGTCTACCGGGCGGAGGCACCCGATGAAGCGGTGCAGCGATTGCGGAACCTCGCCACTCGTGCCACGGCCTGA
- a CDS encoding ATP-binding cassette domain-containing protein yields MTEPLVHAVGLTASARQGTIFGPLDLDLYPGQLGIVHGDRGSGKSALLLSLTARFRRAEGTLFINGINAIEKPYEAMKYTSVARLADYVQPEDRLTIDESVVERCYIDAISAQQGKDRVREFEETLGMTIDHSCELEQLSSVERAVASVCLAMLRPAKVIVLDDADSMVPHRHQRPLFDILLKLARHEDATIIAATMDDDSVPPEAVDLGLPRSKRMAMAQPIKLDQLPRFNTKRREAAAQQPGPDGFVPSRSRSDEPASYTAGEEKQESSSGSAPDPGEDSDGASTLGDVFRHDDDSSAHDNEE; encoded by the coding sequence ATGACTGAACCGCTCGTACATGCGGTTGGACTGACGGCCTCGGCACGTCAGGGAACGATATTCGGTCCTCTCGACCTCGACCTGTACCCGGGGCAACTGGGTATCGTCCATGGCGATCGGGGATCTGGAAAGTCTGCCCTGTTGCTGTCCTTGACGGCACGGTTCCGGCGGGCCGAGGGCACCTTGTTCATCAACGGCATCAACGCGATAGAAAAACCCTACGAGGCGATGAAGTACACCAGCGTCGCCCGACTCGCCGATTACGTGCAGCCCGAGGATCGTCTCACCATCGACGAGTCGGTGGTGGAGCGGTGCTACATCGACGCGATTTCCGCCCAGCAGGGCAAGGATCGGGTTCGTGAGTTCGAGGAGACCTTGGGCATGACGATCGACCACTCCTGTGAACTCGAGCAGCTCTCGTCGGTGGAACGGGCTGTCGCCTCCGTGTGCCTGGCCATGCTGCGGCCTGCCAAGGTCATCGTCCTGGACGACGCGGATTCCATGGTCCCCCACCGCCATCAGCGTCCACTGTTCGACATCCTGCTCAAACTTGCCCGGCATGAGGATGCCACCATCATCGCTGCGACGATGGATGACGACTCGGTGCCTCCCGAGGCCGTGGATCTCGGTCTTCCGCGATCCAAACGCATGGCGATGGCCCAACCGATCAAGCTCGATCAGCTGCCCCGGTTCAACACCAAACGTCGCGAGGCAGCTGCCCAGCAACCCGGACCCGATGGTTTCGTCCCCAGCAGGTCACGTTCCGATGAACCCGCGTCCTACACCGCTGGTGAGGAGAAACAGGAATCCAGCTCGGGCTCCGCCCCGGATCCAGGCGAGGACTCAGACGGTGCGTCCACCCTTGGTGACGTCTTTCGCCATGACGACGACAGTTCCGCACACGACAACGAGGAGTGA
- a CDS encoding 20S proteasome beta-type subunit gives MTQQPLTQRSNEYLTPDTASFAELLSSMAPQMWPPASIDSSAPEMRRHGTSIVAVKYTQGVVIAAHRRSALGHVITQQDIGQVISSTASHAVTAMAGPSGLVFETMRLFTIEVEHFEKVDGHRLSLDGQAARLSNLVRVTNTPTSGGILVTPILAGWDEDRHRARIFSYDVTGGRIEEASFACAGKGMIFAKNHLSNANLAAMSQAQAIHMTLQAVHAATADDPVPSLADAVVPEVRIIDPRGITTPDTTQVRRWLKDLVDAHTIGTDTTAATPRTHPTDDTSNPTDATSDAATSEDPADLEHTTDDASSLASGEDSGGEHQEGASGQTHSPHEDGLDQNTSKKSRTTSEKMRESEELHGSEKLHGEDR, from the coding sequence ATGACCCAGCAACCGCTCACCCAACGCTCCAATGAATACCTCACCCCTGACACGGCATCGTTTGCCGAGCTGTTGAGCAGCATGGCTCCTCAGATGTGGCCGCCAGCGTCCATCGACTCCTCGGCTCCGGAGATGAGACGTCACGGCACCTCCATCGTCGCGGTGAAGTACACCCAGGGTGTCGTCATCGCCGCACATCGGCGCAGCGCCCTGGGACACGTCATCACCCAGCAGGACATCGGCCAGGTGATCAGCTCCACCGCGAGTCACGCCGTGACTGCCATGGCCGGACCCAGCGGTCTCGTCTTCGAGACGATGCGCCTGTTCACCATCGAGGTGGAGCATTTCGAGAAGGTCGATGGCCATCGTCTGTCCCTGGATGGTCAGGCAGCACGACTGTCCAATCTGGTACGCGTCACCAACACCCCCACCTCGGGTGGAATCCTCGTGACGCCGATCCTCGCCGGATGGGACGAGGACCGTCATCGCGCCCGCATCTTCAGCTACGACGTCACCGGTGGACGCATCGAGGAGGCCTCCTTCGCCTGCGCCGGCAAGGGGATGATCTTTGCCAAGAACCATCTGAGCAATGCCAACCTGGCTGCGATGAGCCAGGCCCAAGCGATTCACATGACCCTGCAGGCCGTTCACGCTGCAACTGCCGACGATCCGGTGCCCAGCCTTGCCGATGCCGTCGTCCCCGAGGTGCGCATCATCGACCCCCGTGGGATCACCACCCCGGACACGACCCAGGTACGACGCTGGCTCAAGGACCTGGTGGACGCACACACCATCGGGACCGACACGACCGCCGCCACACCGCGGACACATCCCACTGACGACACCTCCAACCCGACAGACGCCACCTCCGACGCGGCCACGAGCGAGGACCCCGCCGACCTCGAGCACACAACTGACGATGCGTCATCCCTCGCCAGTGGCGAGGATTCTGGTGGCGAACACCAGGAAGGGGCCTCCGGCCAGACGCATAGCCCCCATGAGGACGGTCTGGACCAGAACACGTCGAAGAAGTCACGCACCACGTCTGAGAAGATGCGCGAGTCTGAGGAGCTGCACGGGTCTGAAAAACTGCATGGGGAGGACCGATGA
- the prcA gene encoding proteasome subunit alpha, with product MSTPWYMPPQQWVDDRHRFLHEALAPHLPLVVAQCASGIALVGPQVSAQLHRTGEILGGIGMAAVGKFSEIEMLRIAGIRQADISAYLYSRTDVHAQSLASWYGRHLGAAFADPTTKPYEVQMALAELGTTSQADAIFTIDADGTVSESVGPVILGADPARTTQMQSDLAGQQSLDEVVRTVSTHLGVPADQMEVALLERGRDPRAFHRVDPSTDLRQP from the coding sequence ATGAGCACACCGTGGTACATGCCGCCACAGCAGTGGGTGGACGATCGTCATCGCTTTCTGCACGAGGCCCTGGCCCCCCATCTGCCGCTGGTAGTGGCCCAGTGCGCCAGCGGAATCGCCCTCGTGGGCCCGCAAGTGTCCGCGCAACTGCATCGCACCGGGGAGATCCTGGGTGGCATCGGGATGGCTGCCGTGGGCAAGTTCAGCGAGATCGAGATGCTTCGCATCGCTGGGATTCGACAGGCGGACATCTCGGCATATCTGTACTCCCGCACCGATGTGCACGCACAGTCCCTGGCCAGCTGGTACGGCCGGCATCTGGGAGCTGCCTTCGCCGATCCGACGACCAAACCCTACGAAGTGCAGATGGCCTTGGCCGAACTGGGAACGACGAGTCAAGCCGATGCCATCTTCACCATCGACGCCGATGGCACCGTGAGCGAGTCCGTCGGTCCAGTGATCCTTGGTGCAGACCCTGCACGGACCACGCAGATGCAATCAGATCTCGCCGGACAACAGTCACTGGACGAGGTGGTTCGTACGGTGTCAACACATCTTGGGGTCCCAGCGGATCAGATGGAGGTCGCGCTGCTGGAGCGCGGGCGCGACCCCCGGGCATTCCACCGTGTCGATCCAAGCACGGATCTGCGGCAGCCGTGA
- the cmk gene encoding (d)CMP kinase: protein MVATQLGLAHLDTGSMYRALACAVSHAGIDPQDEPDKVIDLAGSADIEVDTRPGHDTLIIDEVDVTEEIRDPRTSARVSAVATIPQVRVLLVERMRDIVEQNDRRIVVEGRDITTVVCPDAQVRVLLVADPAVRMARRARELGEGVDHNQIHDQIVRRDRDDATVSQFETPAPGVTLIDSTSLGLDEVVARVMALAEQVGRRSSWRSAANLTEIM from the coding sequence ATGGTCGCCACCCAGCTGGGTCTTGCTCATCTGGACACTGGTTCCATGTATCGCGCACTGGCCTGCGCCGTGTCCCACGCCGGGATCGATCCCCAGGACGAGCCCGACAAGGTCATCGATCTGGCAGGCAGCGCCGACATCGAGGTGGACACCCGGCCTGGTCACGACACGTTGATCATCGATGAGGTGGACGTCACCGAGGAGATCCGCGACCCGCGTACCAGCGCCCGGGTCTCTGCGGTTGCCACGATCCCACAGGTGCGGGTGTTACTCGTGGAGCGAATGCGCGACATCGTCGAGCAGAACGATCGACGGATCGTCGTCGAGGGACGAGACATCACCACTGTGGTGTGTCCCGATGCGCAGGTGCGGGTGCTGCTCGTGGCCGACCCTGCCGTGCGGATGGCCCGCCGCGCCCGTGAGTTGGGCGAGGGCGTGGACCACAATCAGATACACGACCAGATCGTTCGTCGCGACCGGGACGACGCCACCGTCAGTCAGTTCGAGACGCCGGCCCCGGGGGTCACCCTCATTGATTCCACCTCGTTGGGACTGGACGAGGTGGTTGCCAGGGTGATGGCGCTCGCCGAGCAGGTGGGTCGACGGTCCTCATGGCGTAGCGCTGCCAACCTCACTGAGATCATGTAA
- a CDS encoding RsmB/NOP family class I SAM-dependent RNA methyltransferase: MSSRSHSRRRRRCDPVRRVAYTALLATETRGAYANLALSEQLRMSALTGRDAAFATELVDGTARGTGSWDRIITAAGGRPASTLQPGVRVVLRMACHQILQMRVPTHAAVGTSVDLAAHVIGERVTGLVNAVARKISLHGLPEWAEIIAPDDPVEQLAIATLHPRWIVTEYAELLDGDESLDSENLAAGCAAGSGEVRRALMADNIAATPTLVVRPGLATVDELLAQGASACEYSRFGGHRAGNPREVPAVADGRAGVQDEGSQLVATALADTCDVDGPWVDICAGPGGKAALLAGLAAEHHRFFAAGELHPHRARLVANALAPIPGDHAVLVADGTHPPVRPGVCAAVMTDVPCSGLGALRRRPESRWRERDLDTLVPLQQDLLHHAIALARPGGVIGYVTCSPHHRETTEVVCQALRHEPVEALDTPSLMAGVPDCATGPDGRFVQLWPHRHGTDAMFCAVLRRTS; the protein is encoded by the coding sequence ATGAGTTCGCGGTCGCATTCCAGGCGTCGTCGCCGCTGCGACCCGGTGCGTCGCGTCGCCTACACGGCTCTGTTGGCCACCGAGACGCGCGGTGCCTATGCCAACCTCGCCCTGTCCGAGCAGCTACGGATGAGCGCACTCACCGGGCGCGATGCCGCCTTCGCCACAGAACTGGTGGACGGTACGGCCCGCGGCACCGGGAGTTGGGACCGCATCATCACTGCTGCAGGTGGACGTCCTGCCAGCACATTGCAGCCTGGGGTGCGCGTCGTCCTACGGATGGCCTGCCACCAGATCCTGCAGATGCGGGTGCCCACGCACGCCGCTGTCGGCACCTCGGTGGATCTTGCCGCCCACGTCATCGGGGAGCGGGTCACTGGACTGGTCAATGCCGTGGCCCGCAAGATCTCCCTGCACGGCCTTCCCGAGTGGGCCGAGATCATTGCCCCCGACGATCCGGTCGAACAGCTTGCCATCGCCACCTTGCACCCCCGATGGATCGTGACGGAGTACGCAGAGCTGCTGGATGGTGACGAATCGCTCGATTCCGAGAATCTCGCGGCCGGCTGTGCAGCGGGCTCCGGCGAGGTGCGCCGTGCCCTCATGGCCGACAACATCGCCGCGACCCCCACCCTCGTCGTGCGGCCCGGACTCGCCACGGTCGACGAACTGCTCGCCCAGGGGGCGAGCGCGTGTGAGTACTCCCGATTCGGCGGGCACCGCGCCGGAAATCCACGCGAGGTGCCGGCAGTCGCCGACGGACGAGCCGGCGTGCAGGACGAAGGATCCCAACTGGTGGCAACTGCCCTGGCCGACACCTGCGATGTCGATGGGCCGTGGGTCGACATCTGTGCTGGCCCCGGAGGCAAGGCAGCACTGTTGGCCGGACTGGCCGCCGAGCACCATCGTTTCTTCGCTGCCGGTGAGCTGCACCCGCACCGTGCCCGACTGGTTGCCAATGCTCTGGCCCCGATCCCCGGGGATCATGCCGTCCTCGTCGCCGACGGCACCCATCCACCCGTGCGACCCGGAGTGTGTGCCGCCGTCATGACCGACGTGCCGTGCTCCGGCCTGGGAGCGCTGCGCCGCCGTCCCGAGTCGCGCTGGCGGGAACGCGACCTCGACACCCTCGTGCCGCTGCAACAGGACCTCCTGCACCATGCCATAGCACTGGCCAGGCCGGGCGGCGTCATCGGATACGTCACCTGCTCACCACATCATCGCGAAACCACCGAAGTCGTCTGCCAGGCGCTCCGGCACGAACCGGTGGAGGCCTTGGACACCCCGAGTCTCATGGCCGGCGTGCCCGACTGTGCCACCGGCCCGGACGGCAGGTTCGTCCAGCTGTGGCCGCACCGGCATGGTACCGATGCCATGTTCTGCGCAGTCCTGCGTAGAACGTCCTGA
- a CDS encoding TetR/AcrR family transcriptional regulator has translation MTQDTGQARPDVRAAILASAAQNFQEHGYSGADLRTIARDAGYTKGAIYSSFGSKPELFCQVCMAHSRIELESIAQTIDQVRTSGSSDPVGDFSRRVATSLMDDVPWQLRLAEFRQISNSDPKVALAYRDLVVQRFDAICEALATFSPSMGIDGADMQTMSIAILGLANAMALEHCALPDIVTESLVADAICRTIKGILQ, from the coding sequence ATGACGCAGGACACGGGGCAGGCGCGCCCGGACGTACGCGCTGCCATCCTCGCCTCAGCGGCGCAGAACTTTCAGGAGCACGGTTACTCCGGTGCAGATCTGCGCACCATCGCCCGGGACGCTGGCTACACCAAGGGAGCCATCTACTCCAGTTTCGGTTCCAAGCCCGAACTGTTCTGCCAGGTGTGCATGGCTCACTCACGCATCGAACTGGAGTCCATCGCCCAGACCATCGATCAGGTACGTACCAGTGGGAGCTCCGACCCAGTCGGTGACTTCAGCCGTCGTGTCGCGACCTCACTGATGGACGATGTTCCTTGGCAGCTACGTCTCGCAGAGTTTCGTCAGATCTCCAACTCCGATCCCAAGGTCGCCCTGGCCTACCGGGACCTGGTGGTACAGCGGTTTGACGCCATCTGCGAGGCCCTGGCCACCTTCTCGCCATCCATGGGAATCGACGGCGCAGACATGCAGACGATGTCCATCGCCATCCTTGGTCTGGCCAATGCCATGGCCCTGGAGCACTGTGCACTGCCCGACATCGTCACCGAGTCACTGGTGGCAGATGCCATCTGTCGAACTATCAAGGGAATTCTGCAATGA
- a CDS encoding YhgE/Pip domain-containing protein, which produces MLINLAKLLKYEFRRFKGRSRLALFFVLIIPLLYGGVYLHANWDLYANTDDVPIAVVNLDEPTTFGDKTVDGGNQLESQLKSRPLFDWRFMGTDSQAAVDGLRAGDYYMVITIPKDFSKNLVSAGDYKPARATLQLRRDDANGFIIGLLTSQVETSLGKALDESVTQTYFESVFGNLQKIKDSLGNASDGAKKVSDGNKSVNDAVTLMNTKMLDATKSLGEGQESVNRVNSALNDADSASSKLTQAVGQARNGSTTIAAAAQDVGEDAQVVNAQTGQLIDQINNNLPALQQQAKHLVTATGKLENPNGPTVTTINSNVSGARDASTQLLSTHPELANDAHYIELVKNLSGAASATTTVSSNVAAVVNASAGLNLSLDQSTANQAAQNAKSALDRLNRDVDKANAGTDQLKASMATAESGAKDMDSAVHKATQSGREATEKMPKVVSGVVQLSNGLGQLKKGTDTLTTGASQLSTGLQDGYKKMPSLSPTQTETMSKVMSTPVDVEQTVDHPAKYYGRGLAPMFFSIAMWISAISTFLVLRTISGRAQAGRASSVRLLMMGFGPAATVCLVGALIMIFGVWLVLGLDPVHPWLLLLFVTVTSLAWMAMAHVLRLIMGSPQTAVFLILLVLQLPTCGGTFPVTMLPTFYEHLAVFMPMKYSVDAFRYLISDGPLHYFVTGITVQAVLLAISLFCIAWLGHRHKRFRMRDLHPPMVTSNSSGDFAFSVHPR; this is translated from the coding sequence ATGTTGATCAACTTGGCCAAGCTTCTCAAATATGAGTTCCGCCGATTCAAGGGACGCTCCCGTCTGGCGCTGTTCTTCGTGCTCATCATTCCGCTGCTCTACGGCGGGGTGTACCTGCACGCCAACTGGGATCTCTACGCCAACACCGACGATGTGCCCATCGCGGTGGTCAATCTTGACGAGCCGACCACCTTCGGGGACAAGACGGTTGACGGTGGTAACCAGCTGGAGAGCCAATTGAAGAGCCGTCCCCTCTTCGACTGGCGCTTCATGGGCACCGACTCCCAGGCTGCCGTTGATGGCCTGCGCGCCGGTGACTACTACATGGTCATCACCATCCCCAAGGACTTCTCCAAGAACCTTGTCAGCGCCGGAGACTACAAACCGGCTCGCGCCACCCTGCAGCTGCGTCGCGACGATGCCAATGGCTTCATCATCGGCCTGCTCACCTCCCAGGTGGAGACCTCGTTGGGCAAGGCCTTGGACGAGTCCGTCACCCAGACGTACTTCGAGTCGGTCTTCGGCAACCTGCAGAAGATCAAGGATTCCCTGGGCAATGCCTCCGATGGTGCCAAGAAGGTCTCCGACGGCAACAAGTCCGTCAACGACGCCGTCACCCTCATGAACACCAAGATGCTCGACGCGACGAAGTCCTTGGGAGAAGGCCAGGAATCCGTCAATCGCGTCAACTCCGCCCTCAACGACGCCGACTCGGCATCGAGCAAGCTCACCCAGGCCGTCGGTCAGGCCAGGAATGGGAGTACGACGATTGCCGCCGCTGCGCAGGACGTCGGTGAGGACGCCCAGGTCGTCAATGCCCAGACCGGTCAACTCATCGATCAGATCAACAACAACCTGCCAGCTCTGCAGCAACAGGCGAAGCATCTGGTGACTGCCACCGGGAAACTCGAGAATCCCAACGGTCCCACTGTCACGACGATCAACAGCAATGTCTCCGGTGCCCGCGACGCGTCGACCCAGCTGCTTTCCACCCACCCGGAACTTGCCAATGACGCGCACTACATCGAGCTCGTCAAGAACCTCTCCGGGGCTGCCAGTGCGACGACGACCGTCTCGTCGAATGTCGCCGCCGTCGTCAACGCTTCCGCCGGGCTCAATCTGAGCCTTGACCAGTCCACGGCCAACCAGGCGGCACAGAACGCCAAGTCTGCCTTGGATCGCCTCAACCGCGACGTCGACAAGGCCAATGCGGGAACCGATCAGCTCAAGGCCTCCATGGCAACCGCCGAGTCCGGCGCCAAGGACATGGACTCCGCGGTGCACAAGGCCACCCAATCAGGTCGCGAGGCGACCGAGAAGATGCCCAAGGTGGTCTCGGGCGTCGTGCAACTGTCCAACGGACTGGGTCAGCTCAAGAAGGGCACCGACACCCTCACCACCGGTGCCAGCCAGTTGTCCACGGGACTGCAGGACGGCTACAAGAAGATGCCGAGCCTGAGCCCCACCCAGACCGAGACCATGTCGAAGGTCATGAGCACTCCAGTGGACGTCGAGCAGACGGTCGACCATCCGGCCAAGTACTACGGACGAGGCCTGGCGCCGATGTTCTTCTCCATCGCCATGTGGATCTCCGCGATCTCGACATTCCTCGTGCTGCGCACCATCTCCGGACGCGCCCAGGCTGGACGTGCCTCGTCGGTACGCCTGCTCATGATGGGATTCGGCCCAGCTGCCACCGTCTGTCTGGTGGGAGCACTCATCATGATCTTCGGTGTGTGGCTGGTTCTTGGACTGGATCCAGTGCACCCGTGGCTGCTCCTGTTGTTCGTGACGGTGACGTCGTTGGCCTGGATGGCGATGGCACACGTCCTGCGACTCATCATGGGTAGTCCGCAGACGGCGGTGTTCCTCATTCTCCTCGTGCTGCAGCTGCCCACCTGTGGTGGCACCTTCCCGGTGACCATGTTGCCGACCTTCTACGAGCACCTGGCGGTGTTCATGCCGATGAAGTACTCGGTGGACGCCTTCCGATACCTCATCTCCGACGGTCCGCTGCACTACTTCGTCACGGGTATCACGGTCCAAGCAGTCCTGCTCGCCATCAGTCTGTTCTGCATCGCCTGGCTGGGACACCGACACAAGAGGTTCCGGATGCGAGACCTGCACCCGCCGATGGTCACCTCCAACTCCAGTGGTGATTTTGCCTTCTCAGTTCACCCGAGGTGA
- a CDS encoding proteasome assembly chaperone family protein, translating into MPSSQSSGPWIVVGFSGWNDAGGASFDAVMNIVDRYHLMPSVELDCEDYYDYQILRPVRRVTDSEATITWPTTTLWQGLDEEQPVVCVTGPEPNLRWRRYCADLIEKFARLDPAGVVVLGAMISDVPHTRPLPVSGTVSDAQMASRLGIDEVDYEGPVGLPSVLVEEVRKSGTDAMGLWAFVPQYAFEPPCPPAVLALLLRVEELTGLALVSEELRAQSQQWVEEVSQEATQTEGLPEYIRDMEQEQDADLPEGLTGDVLAVEFQSYLRNRRKDDPPRGEGSGPEA; encoded by the coding sequence ATGCCGTCTTCACAGTCATCTGGTCCGTGGATCGTCGTCGGATTCTCAGGCTGGAACGACGCTGGAGGCGCCTCCTTCGATGCCGTCATGAACATCGTCGACCGCTACCACCTCATGCCATCGGTGGAACTGGACTGCGAGGACTACTACGACTACCAGATCCTGCGTCCCGTACGACGGGTGACGGATTCCGAGGCCACCATCACATGGCCGACGACCACCCTGTGGCAGGGACTCGACGAGGAGCAGCCCGTGGTGTGCGTCACCGGCCCCGAGCCCAATCTTCGTTGGCGACGGTACTGCGCCGACCTCATCGAGAAGTTCGCGCGGCTCGACCCGGCCGGTGTCGTCGTGCTCGGTGCGATGATCTCCGACGTCCCCCACACCCGCCCGCTGCCGGTGTCGGGGACGGTGAGTGATGCGCAGATGGCATCGCGGCTGGGAATTGACGAGGTGGACTACGAGGGGCCGGTCGGGCTGCCTTCCGTCCTCGTGGAGGAGGTACGTAAGTCTGGCACGGACGCCATGGGTCTGTGGGCGTTCGTGCCCCAGTACGCCTTCGAACCGCCCTGCCCTCCTGCCGTGCTTGCCCTGCTGCTGCGCGTCGAGGAACTCACCGGTCTGGCCCTGGTGTCCGAGGAATTGCGTGCGCAATCCCAGCAGTGGGTCGAGGAGGTCTCCCAGGAGGCCACCCAGACCGAGGGGCTGCCCGAGTACATTCGCGACATGGAGCAGGAGCAGGACGCCGACCTGCCCGAAGGGCTCACCGGAGACGTCCTTGCCGTGGAGTTCCAGTCGTACCTGCGCAATCGTAGGAAGGACGATCCTCCCCGAGGTGAGGGGTCTGGTCCAGAGGCGTGA